Sequence from the Macadamia integrifolia cultivar HAES 741 unplaced genomic scaffold, SCU_Mint_v3 scaffold1796, whole genome shotgun sequence genome:
TTGGGGATTGCTGATAATGATACCTTTGtggttgtttgagatttaaaatgtaaccgcaagcgtacggatcagtgtagctatgggtcgaacgcagggagagcagccactttatttattttttttctcttttaataatgcgaaagtgaactgattaatagttgtgatctaattttaattaccgtcctaaacatatgtatctaaaataaagtcctaaccattcgtcatctaagaatttaaagacgcaagccacgcaattaaaattaaataaataaataactgaaaataaacaacccacgcaattaaaaaaaaaaagaaaaaaaagaaataaaggaaaaaaaatgctgaaataaaaataaagtaaaagaaaaggggatacagctagagagagactcacaagtaggtttctctacttagcccgagggatgcatcataatatgagcttccctacttgaccagagagtcactcttacaagggttactctacttggctttagggaaagggagacaattaaaataaaaacaataaattgatggttttatggctaagaggggcaaagccaacatatacactagccatgaaccttgggggagagggatagcaataatgtaacgactgaaaataaaaatcctaaattaagaaagaaagggtagtcagaagagggaatgagaggggggagagaagactactgaaggagcctacttacttgaatcaatgcttgaacttgaaaaaaaaaattgctccacggctcgtgatcttgtcacctagatctaagcctagaactataacttaaaaaattacaactcaattgcataaatcataaacataaaaaggctgaataagaataaaagagtgcttgcattaattgaaataaaacaaaagctattacaaaagtgattgaagaaaagataaagaagaactaaaactaaagagagagcaagagaaagagagagcaactaaaaaaaaactagaagaagaatgaattgtctcccctcctcttacatgagttgtatttatagggaatggggaggtagggtaacaaatttctctttcctaaaagagagaaacccacaattggttgtgagatattttgagaccaaaagtgctaaggtggaggagagagaagagagaaataaattttgagaaatttcctataatttgtttgcttattttctttcctttttttttttctaatttatttctcttctttttctccctccaaggaacgattttcttcttgctttatgtgatttggacaatcttttggtgggtgatgatgtggaggagagagaagatttggacaatctttatttctcccctttttttctctttcctttttttttcttctcttctccacgattttctttgcttctaatttgatgtggaaatcccctccatgaccttagtgctttaagtgaatgaaaagcaggaaatcttcaacaaattctctaaaaaaaacaaccatgagattcgaacttgagacctcttggtgagcaagggaattttgcacatcatagctcaccaactacatagttgttaccaaaaacaaatcttcaatcacttaaggatgtggtccatcgatccttgttggcatttggagtattccttgtacctttgagacaattgcaaacgggctggttctgcatctcggttcagttctgatccattattctttttctggcctgaaaagaataatcatttgtacgggtgactaaacgaatgtgtacttttaattgaacacgtccattttgctcagaatttcgtcctcttcgcaaccatggaaagaaataggacctctttacgtgtaaaattgaagatatagcgtccgataatccttaaggccttgaaaatataaaacctgcaaaaagagagtaaaacccaaggtagcaccattctaaatatgtaaaatgcatgttttactaccctaaatttcacacataaatgtgctcatcagtggtcaaagattttttttgatCTATCCTAATATTTTTTATCTGATTTACAGTTATATCGACTATCTATTCCTAGGAGATTATGTTGACCGGGGACAACACAGCTTGGAAACTATTACTCTTCTGCTTGCCCTGAAGGTACAACTTGGGCGCATTATTGTTAATTTTTATACTCCAATGTTTTTTCTGCTAAAATTGAGTTGATGATTCTTATTTTCCAGGTTGAATATCCCCATAATGTACATTTAATTCGTGGGAACCATGAGGCAGCAGACATCAATGCTCTTTTTGGCTTCCGGATTGAGTGTATTGAGCGCATGGTATTATTTAATacacaaaatatttttatttgctgCTTCTTTTGTATCAATTTGTTCAGCAACAGACTTTTGTATATGCTGACAGGGGGAGCGGGATGGAATTTGGGCATGGCATCGCATAAACCGGTTATTCAATTGGCTTCCTCTAGCTGCCcttattgaaaagaaaatcatcTGCATGCATGGTGGTATTGGTCGGTCCATAAATCATGTAGAGCAGATAGAGAACATTCAACGCCCGATTACGATGGAAGCAGGCTCTGTTGTTCTAATGGATTTGTTGTGGTtggcatttttcttttattgttttcctTTGGTGCTTGTTTTACCTGTAATACTTCACATATGTTCTGTTTGTCATATTCTTATCTTGCTTTCCTGTTTTCAGGTCTGATCCAACAGAAAATGATAGTGTTGAAGGATTACGACCAAATGCTAGAGGTCCAGGTTTGGTCACTTTTGGGGTGAGTTCATCTTCCTTTTCTGTATTCTTTTTATCTTGTAGGATCCTGCTCCTGGTTATGTTTGGTCTAATATCGGCATCTTCAGTGAGGAGCTAGTACCATGCAACAATTTATTTCAAGAAGGCTAGATGAGTTTGTTATTCGATAAGGACTTGATGGTGATTGGTTGGTGAAAAAATTGTTGAGATGATTGAAAATCATGAAATTGTACTTCTCtatccttatttttttgttctggggtgggggtgggggtggggttcgcagaagttccttttctgttttgtgaAGGAGCGGGCACAGTATGTTGTTTGTATTTGTAACTTTTCTTTCTAAACGAGTGAGGTCACTTTTTTTGCAAATATTTCTTGCAGCATGCATCTAGGGAAACTTGGTGTTAAGATGATGAAGCTCAAGCGGCCATTAAGGCTAAGAAATctagttttaaaacttggtaAAGGACTAAGGATGGAGAGGACTAAATTTGCTAGAAATGAAAGCTAAGAAGATTGTAGAAAAGCAAGGACTAAGAAATACGAGGATCTCTATAACAATTTGAGCACCAAGGAAGGCTGAAAAGATCTGTAAACTAGCTAAGTTGAGGGAATGGAAGAGTAAAGATTTAAATCGTACTTGATAcattaaaagtgaagatgatCTACTATTGATAAGTGATGAGGATattaaagaaagatggaaaaactATTTCTATAACTTACTAAATTAAAACAATGCAAGTAATGGTGCTTTAGAATGTTGCAATAACTATCAAGAAACCACAAGTCTTAGATATATACGAAAGCTTAGTGTTTGAAGTAAAGGGAGCtttaaagaagatgaaaatagaTGCTATTTATTTGCTGAGGAGACTAATGGAAACATTTAGAGAAtgtaagaaggatctccatatggtctttattgaaaAAGCTTATGATAAAGTCCCTAGAGAAGTGTTTCGAATAAATATGTTGACATAGTTTAAAATATGTATAATGGTGTAGTGACTTGTGTAAGAATTGTGGGAGGTagggtagtgaattcccaattacaattaaatTTTATCAAGGAGCACCTTTAAGCCCATATTTGTTTTTTGCGCTTATCATTGATGAGTTGACTAAAGATCAGACCCTTAATGTGTGTTTTTTGCTGGTGATactgttttggtggatgatacAAAAgcagggataaatgtcaagttggAATTGTAGAGATTAATCTTGAAATCAAAAGGTTTTTAgtatagtgaaaaaaaaaagagtatgtggtgtgtaactttagtaatAATAAGATTAAAAGtgaagtgaaaattgatgatatgGAGATACCACACAGTGGATTTTAAGTACcttgatttaatcataaataaagaaggagaaatagaggatgatgttgaacaaagaattaaaataaggTGGATGAAATGAAGGGGTGCGTTTGGAATGATGTGTGACAACATATTCATTTAAAACtcgaaggaaaattttatagcaCAACTTTATGACCAACAACAATGTATGGATCTAAATGTTGGGCAATGgagaaacaacatataaataAACTTATTGTAGCTGAAATGAGGGTTTTGAGATGTATGAATGGTACAACTATCaaggataaattaaggaatgaacaaattagagctaatttaggagtagctctgatacatgataagttgcgaGAAGGTCTTTTAAGGTGGCATGGATTTGTGCaacggaggcctttgaatgTCCTCCTGTATGGAagggtgatttgattcagattgaaggagctaaaagagtcaGGGTAGcaaaatgactctaggagaagtgaTGAGGATAGACATATATAGCTTAGGACTAGTAACAAGTATGTCTTTGAATATACATGATTGGAGAAACAGGATCTATGTATCCGACCACAAtgtagttgggataaagctgagttgAGATGTATTCTTCTTGTGATTGAATGGTCCATCTATGATTAAGGCATTGTTCTATTAGAATCCTTTTGGTTTTATTTGTAGATGTATAATTGCTAACAGTTGTTCAAGGATTTCTGGTTCAACATAATTTCACTATTTGAAGTATGCCCAGAGTATTATATCATACATCTGTCACATAGTTAACTCAATTTGGTAATTGCAATCTTGACAATTAATTTGACTTTTGAAGTTTGTGTTTATTCATGGTTGTCTAGGTATCGCCTAGGTGGTGCCTAGGCGTCCATGCATTTTGGTAGGGGCCTGGGTGATTGTTGCCTTAGTGTAAGCCGCAccacttatttatttgttgtACAACAATTATTTATACCAGATATTATTTTAGTATTTagttaagatattattcataactAAGCAAATACCCTCCTATTTGAatgcaataaaaataatttaaaattcaaatttcagaaggataaaaagtcaacccccctagtccaagaaaaattgatttttttttgttggagggtgattttcaacttcaaatgcttggttttttttttcttctcaattctgaaaatatcATAAatcctatcatgttaaaacattgctaaaaatcaaaagtgtggtaaaataatcttttattttgatgtccataaaatgtATTTTCGTTCAGaagattttaacagcattcacgcagtttaaaataagtttgaccgg
This genomic interval carries:
- the LOC122064857 gene encoding serine/threonine-protein phosphatase BSL3-like codes for the protein MRALKLRGNSHINVLISGQRFFLIYPNIFYLIYSYIDYLFLGDYVDRGQHSLETITLLLALKVEYPHNVHLIRGNHEAADINALFGFRIECIERMGERDGIWAWHRINRLFNWLPLAALIEKKIICMHGGIGRSINHVEQIENIQRPITMEAGSVVLMDLLWSDPTENDSVEGLRPNARGPGLVTFGPDRVMEFCNNNDLQLIVRAHECVMDGFERFAQGHLITLFSATNYCGTANNAGAILVLGRDLVVVPKLIHPLPPAISSPETSPEHHIEDTWMQELNANRPPTPTRGRPQVANDRGSLAWI